The DNA window GCCGTCCAGACCCTGGGTTCGACGCCCGTGAACCTCGGGGTGGCACCCACGACCTGCCCGGCCCGGTAGGTCGTGTTCACCGCGAGGTGGTGGCCGCCGAACTGGAGCTGCCACGTGCCCGGGGTGCCGGGGGCGCCCAGGAAGGCCAGGGCGTACAGGCCGCTGCCGTAGTCGTTGCCCGTGAGGCCCCCGGCGGGTGGTGTACCGCCCGGCGCCCCACCGGGAGGCGGACCGGCCGGGGGCGTCCCCGTGGCTCCCGCCGGGCCCGCGGGCGGCGGACCCCCGCCCCCGACACCGGCCGTGTTGCCCGAGACGTTGAGCACGTCGTCGGCGAGGCGAAGCTGCAACACCTCGTCGTAGCCCTCGTTCGCCGCCGAGCCCGTCGCGGCCCTCACGACCGCGAGCGCGGCGGCGAGCTGGGTGCCGTTCAGGTCGCCGAGCGCGACGCCGCCGCGCGGCACGAGGGCGACGGGGAGGTTCGACCAGCGGGTCGCGTTCTCTTGGGTCGCGGGCAGGACGGCCCTGGCCCGCTGCTCGGCGCTCAGCGTGGCGAGGAAGGCGTTCGCGGCGCACACGACCCGGGGCGCTCCGCTGGCCGCCTCCGCACACCTCGCGGGAAGGGTGACGTCGCGGCCCGTGAGACGCAGGCCCGTGGTGACCACAGTGCCGTCCGTCCGCAGGGTGGCGGCCGGGGAGGTGGGCCCGGCCCCTCCGGCGCGCGCCGTGCAGGCGAGGCGGACGCCGAGGGCCGCCGTTCCGACGAGGAGCGCCAGGGTGAGAGGACGCTTCATGATGCCTCCTGAAACTGGGGGGAGCGGGGGCCGCGAGGAAACAAGCCTCAGGCCCCCCAACGTCCAGTTGTACGGGGGACTTGTTCAGAACCGGAGTAGTCTGCTGGCCCGCAGCCCGGAGCGCCCCTTAAGCTGCCGCACAGAAGGGGGAAAGCGCGTGCCACATCTGCTCGTCATCGAGGACAACCCGGACATGAGCGCCCTGCTGCACGAGTATTTCGGGGCGCTGGGGTATGGGGTCACGTCGGCGCGGGAGGGGCGCGCGGGCCTGCACGCCGCCCTGCATACCCGGCCCGACCTGATCGTGCTCGACGTGATGCTGCCCGGTCTGGGCGGGCTGGAGGTGCTGCGGCGGCTGCGGGCGGAGTCGGACGCCCCCGTCCTGATGCTGACGGCCAGGGAGGGAGAGGCCGACAAGGTGCTGGCCCTGGAACTGGGCGCGGACGACTACGTGACCAAACCCTTCTCGGTGGCCGAGCTGCTCGCGCGGGTGCGGGCCCTGCTGCGGCGCTCGCAACCCGGCGGCGAGCGCGGGCCCCTGCGGCACGGAGTCCTGAGCCTTCATCCCCTCACCCGGGCGGTTCGTCTCCGGGGGGAGGTCGTGAACCTCACCCGGGTGGAGTTCGGGCTGCTGCACCTGCTGATGCTCAGCCCACAGCGGGTCTTTACCCGCTCGGAACTGCTCACCCACCTTCAGGAGGAGGGCGGGGGCTCGGAGCGCACCATCAACGTGCATGTGCGCAACCTCCGCGCCAAGCTGGGAGAGGACGCGGAGCTGCTGGAGACGGTCTACGGGGTGGGCTACCGCCTGCGGGAGGCGCCGTGAGGCGCTTGCGGACCCGGCTCGTCCGCGCCTTTACCCTGGTCAGCCTGCCCGCCCTGCTGCTGCTGGCCGGGGTGACCTTCCTCTACGCCCGGCACGCCTACCTGGCGCTGCGCCGGGGCGAGGTGCTGCGCGAGCTGGACAACAACATCCGCCGTCACCACCGGGCCACCGGCTCGCTGGCGGGCTTGCAGCCGCAGGAGCCCCCGCTGGAGGAACGCAACCTGGAGCCGCAGCGGCGGCCCCCACCGCCGTCCTCCCTTCCCCCCTTTCTGGTGCTGGACCCGGCGTTCCGGGTGGTGGGCGGCGTCGCGGGGTACCCGGCGGGCACGGTCCTCCCCGCCGCGCGGCGGGCCGGGCTGCGGGAGGTCAGGGTGAACGGGCGGCCCATCGCCTACCTGTACGCCACGGGGACGCCGCCGCCGCTCGACGCGCAGAGCCGGGCGTTCCTGCAGCAGACCGCGCTGCTGCTGCTGGCCGCCGTGGGGCTCTCGGCCCTGCTCGCCACGGGGCTCGGGGCGGCCGTCTCCCGCCACCTGCTCGCGCCGCTGCGCGCCCTGCAACGCGGGGTCCGTTCGCTGACCGTGGGCCGCGCGCCC is part of the Deinococcus aestuarii genome and encodes:
- a CDS encoding response regulator transcription factor codes for the protein MPHLLVIEDNPDMSALLHEYFGALGYGVTSAREGRAGLHAALHTRPDLIVLDVMLPGLGGLEVLRRLRAESDAPVLMLTAREGEADKVLALELGADDYVTKPFSVAELLARVRALLRRSQPGGERGPLRHGVLSLHPLTRAVRLRGEVVNLTRVEFGLLHLLMLSPQRVFTRSELLTHLQEEGGGSERTINVHVRNLRAKLGEDAELLETVYGVGYRLREAP
- a CDS encoding DUF3500 domain-containing protein, producing the protein MKRPLTLALLVGTAALGVRLACTARAGGAGPTSPAATLRTDGTVVTTGLRLTGRDVTLPARCAEAASGAPRVVCAANAFLATLSAEQRARAVLPATQENATRWSNLPVALVPRGGVALGDLNGTQLAAALAVVRAATGSAANEGYDEVLQLRLADDVLNVSGNTAGVGGGGPPPAGPAGATGTPPAGPPPGGAPGGTPPAGGLTGNDYGSGLYALAFLGAPGTPGTWQLQFGGHHLAVNTTYRAGQVVGATPRFTGVEPRVWTAGGATYAPLRSEHDGMAALLGGLSTSQLAAARLSQTFSDVLLGPGRDGQFPAAKAGVRVGTLGAAQKARVLAAIRPWVQDADDATAARLLAVYGRELDDTYVAYSGNAALTNNADYVRIDGPSVWIEFVCQNGVVYRSQLHFHTVWRDHTRDYGGEYSF